The following coding sequences are from one Gadus macrocephalus chromosome 3, ASM3116895v1 window:
- the LOC132453284 gene encoding uncharacterized protein LOC132453284 isoform X2: MDTESPLLSFIKTSLPKVRDPEPLLECLQGLGVEDLEDLTYLQESDLLSVLRPIEARKLLSLLQKTSQQDVLDSPPSNQQFSRASTSTNPVSQSDKMHLSGGNSSETTCSPRSTSSSSMDTTPRRLSNSWHFKFQIPWQKIPSDIIRKLETGNRPTKSERLEIIRLIVSEIITACPTPGKKHISEIARMMTKAYPVAFTDVIEGEIVGSGYDSITKQMVSRVDNLKRGNTSLSLKRQVFSSSKGEDSPTRKRRLDTYGCINWQPTRLPPDETPESQKHAQEELKKMWRERCCDSKAIENMMRDTFFTQRKDIISGTEASDLTKEWPYLFETSGMKTHFKELIGVDMEDKNMANKCARVISFLKSGDKTGKMETIFREMETSSKNVADVNVAAFLPLLLKYFNEEEEEEEQMFYKVDQTTLPSEVDCAGLPSTPCIVVCGNSTLAAENFMLSVDQTIVNGHIRIFSDAVMLMFGSYYCMNISYPAAQASTLEFLQRCLFKINPDKGSKVDRNATKRKLAVNPKVLTLITRIADYDWRE, from the exons ATGGATACAGAGAGCCCACTTCTGTCTTTCATCAAAACAAGTCTTCCTAAAGTGAGAGACCCTGAGCCTTTGCTGGAGTGTCTGCAAGGTTTAGGAGTTGAGGACCTGGAAGACCTGACCTACCTGCAGGAGAGTGACCTCCTTTCTGTCCTGAGACCAATTGAAGCCAGGAAACTTCTGTCACTGCTCCAAAAGACAA GCCAACAAGATGTCTTGGACAGTCCTCCGAGCAACCAACAGTTCAGCAGAGCCAGTACCAGTACAAATCCAGTATCACAGTCTGACAAGATGCACCTTTCTG GTGGTAACAGCTCAGAAACTACATGTTCACCGCGGTCAACAAGTAGTTCAAGTATGGATACCACACCTCGTCGACTGTCTAACAGCTGGCATTTTAAATTTCAAATTCCTTGGCAGAAAATTCCATCTGACATCATCAGAAAGCTGGAAACCGGAAACCGGCCAACAAAAAGTGAGAGACTTGAAATCATACGGCTCATTGTTAGTGAAATCATAACCGCGTGCCCAACACCTGGGAAGAAACATATCAGTGAGATAGCAAGGATGATGACAAAGGCCTACCCTGTGGCATTTACTGATGTCATTGAAGGTGAAATTGTAGGCAGTGGGTATGACTCTATAACGAAACAGATGGTCAGCAGAGTGGATAACCTGAAGAGGGGAAACACTTCCCTTTCCTTAAAGAGACAAGTTTTTAGCAGCAGCAAAGGAGAGGATAGCCCAACTCGGAAAAGAAGACTAGACACTTACGGGTGTATAAACTGGCAACCAACACGACTGCCACCTGATGAAACCCCTGAATCTCAGAAACATGCACAAGAAGAGTTAAAGAAAATGTGGAGAGAAAGATGCTGTGACAGCAAAGCCATTGAGAATATGATGAGAGACACTTTCTTCACTCAGAGAAAAGACATTATCAGTGGGACTGAGGCGTCTGACTTGACAAAGGAATGGCCATACCTGTTTGAGACCAGTGGCATGAAGACTCATTTTAAAGAGCTTATAGGTGTGGACATGGAAGACAAAAACATGGCAAATAAATGTGCCAGAGTTATTTCATTTCTTAAATCTGGTGACAAGACAGGGAAGATGGAGACCATCTTCAGGGAAATGGAAACATCAAGCAAAAATGTTGCAGATGTGAATGTTGCAGCGTTTCTTCCGCTGCTCCTCAAGTACTtcaatgaagaagaagaagaagaagaacagatGTTCTACAAAGTGGATCAAACAACCCTGCCCTCTGAAGTGGACTGTGCTGGACTTCCAAGTACACCATGTATCGTTGTGTGTG GAAACTCGACTTTGGCAGCGGAGAATTTCATGCTCTCTGTGGACCAGACCATTGTGAATGGCCACATCAGAATCTTCAGTGATGCTGTTATGCTGATGTTTGGTTCGTACTACTGTATGAACATATCTTACCCAGCAGCCCAGGCATCAACTTTGGAGTTCTTACAGAG GTGCCTCTTCAAGATAAACCCAGACAAGGGATCAAAAGTGGACCGGAACGCTACCAAAAGAAAACTGGCAGTCAATCCAAAGGTTCTCACCCTGATCACCAGAATTGCAGACTATGATTGGAGGGAATAA
- the LOC132453284 gene encoding uncharacterized protein LOC132453284 isoform X1: MLEEQYFSSLLVMDTESPLLSFIKTSLPKVRDPEPLLECLQGLGVEDLEDLTYLQESDLLSVLRPIEARKLLSLLQKTSQQDVLDSPPSNQQFSRASTSTNPVSQSDKMHLSGGNSSETTCSPRSTSSSSMDTTPRRLSNSWHFKFQIPWQKIPSDIIRKLETGNRPTKSERLEIIRLIVSEIITACPTPGKKHISEIARMMTKAYPVAFTDVIEGEIVGSGYDSITKQMVSRVDNLKRGNTSLSLKRQVFSSSKGEDSPTRKRRLDTYGCINWQPTRLPPDETPESQKHAQEELKKMWRERCCDSKAIENMMRDTFFTQRKDIISGTEASDLTKEWPYLFETSGMKTHFKELIGVDMEDKNMANKCARVISFLKSGDKTGKMETIFREMETSSKNVADVNVAAFLPLLLKYFNEEEEEEEQMFYKVDQTTLPSEVDCAGLPSTPCIVVCGNSTLAAENFMLSVDQTIVNGHIRIFSDAVMLMFGSYYCMNISYPAAQASTLEFLQRCLFKINPDKGSKVDRNATKRKLAVNPKVLTLITRIADYDWRE, translated from the exons ATGCTTGAAGAACAGTATTTTTCATCCCTTCTAGTCATGGATACAGAGAGCCCACTTCTGTCTTTCATCAAAACAAGTCTTCCTAAAGTGAGAGACCCTGAGCCTTTGCTGGAGTGTCTGCAAGGTTTAGGAGTTGAGGACCTGGAAGACCTGACCTACCTGCAGGAGAGTGACCTCCTTTCTGTCCTGAGACCAATTGAAGCCAGGAAACTTCTGTCACTGCTCCAAAAGACAA GCCAACAAGATGTCTTGGACAGTCCTCCGAGCAACCAACAGTTCAGCAGAGCCAGTACCAGTACAAATCCAGTATCACAGTCTGACAAGATGCACCTTTCTG GTGGTAACAGCTCAGAAACTACATGTTCACCGCGGTCAACAAGTAGTTCAAGTATGGATACCACACCTCGTCGACTGTCTAACAGCTGGCATTTTAAATTTCAAATTCCTTGGCAGAAAATTCCATCTGACATCATCAGAAAGCTGGAAACCGGAAACCGGCCAACAAAAAGTGAGAGACTTGAAATCATACGGCTCATTGTTAGTGAAATCATAACCGCGTGCCCAACACCTGGGAAGAAACATATCAGTGAGATAGCAAGGATGATGACAAAGGCCTACCCTGTGGCATTTACTGATGTCATTGAAGGTGAAATTGTAGGCAGTGGGTATGACTCTATAACGAAACAGATGGTCAGCAGAGTGGATAACCTGAAGAGGGGAAACACTTCCCTTTCCTTAAAGAGACAAGTTTTTAGCAGCAGCAAAGGAGAGGATAGCCCAACTCGGAAAAGAAGACTAGACACTTACGGGTGTATAAACTGGCAACCAACACGACTGCCACCTGATGAAACCCCTGAATCTCAGAAACATGCACAAGAAGAGTTAAAGAAAATGTGGAGAGAAAGATGCTGTGACAGCAAAGCCATTGAGAATATGATGAGAGACACTTTCTTCACTCAGAGAAAAGACATTATCAGTGGGACTGAGGCGTCTGACTTGACAAAGGAATGGCCATACCTGTTTGAGACCAGTGGCATGAAGACTCATTTTAAAGAGCTTATAGGTGTGGACATGGAAGACAAAAACATGGCAAATAAATGTGCCAGAGTTATTTCATTTCTTAAATCTGGTGACAAGACAGGGAAGATGGAGACCATCTTCAGGGAAATGGAAACATCAAGCAAAAATGTTGCAGATGTGAATGTTGCAGCGTTTCTTCCGCTGCTCCTCAAGTACTtcaatgaagaagaagaagaagaagaacagatGTTCTACAAAGTGGATCAAACAACCCTGCCCTCTGAAGTGGACTGTGCTGGACTTCCAAGTACACCATGTATCGTTGTGTGTG GAAACTCGACTTTGGCAGCGGAGAATTTCATGCTCTCTGTGGACCAGACCATTGTGAATGGCCACATCAGAATCTTCAGTGATGCTGTTATGCTGATGTTTGGTTCGTACTACTGTATGAACATATCTTACCCAGCAGCCCAGGCATCAACTTTGGAGTTCTTACAGAG GTGCCTCTTCAAGATAAACCCAGACAAGGGATCAAAAGTGGACCGGAACGCTACCAAAAGAAAACTGGCAGTCAATCCAAAGGTTCTCACCCTGATCACCAGAATTGCAGACTATGATTGGAGGGAATAA